The Actinomycetota bacterium DNA window TTGAGGACGAAGGTGCCCAGCACGCCCGGAAACCTCCCCTCACCCCCGGAGGCGGTCTCCGCCGCGGCGCGCCCCTGCTTGCGGGCGGTGGAGCCCAGCGGTATCCAGGTCTCCGCGCCGGAGACGAGGTGGCGCGCGGTGGCGCAGTCCCCGCAGGCCAGGATATCGGGGACGCTGGTGCGCATGGCTTCGTCCACCCTGATGGCGTCGCGGGCGCCCAGCTCTATGCCCGCCCTGCGCGCCAGGTCGCTCAGGGGCCGTATGCCTATGGCGAGAAGCACCATGTCCGCCTCGAGTTCCCCCCGGGTGGTGGCGACTCCCGCCACGGCGTTATTGCTGCCCAGGATGCCCTCGACCCCGGCGCCCAGGTGCATCGCCACCCCGTTGGCCTCCAGGTGAGCGCCCAGCTTCCCCGCCAGGTCGGCGTCCAGGGGAGGGAGCACGTGGTCGGCCAGCTCCACCAGGTGTACCTCCATGCCCAGGCGGCGCAGGGCCTCGCACATCTCCAGCCCGATGGCGCCTCCTCCCACGATGACCGCGCGGTGGGGAGCCTGCAGGTCGATGAAGGATTTCATCTCCAGGGCGTGGGTCAGGGAGCGCAGCACGAAGACCCCTTCCAGATCCCGCCCGGGGAGGAGCGGCACGAAGGGCGCCGCGCCGGTGGCGATGATCAGGCGGTCGTAGGGGATGGAGAGCTCGCTCACCCCCTCCAGGTCGGCCACGCGCACCCGCTTGTTCTCGGGATCGATCTCATTGACGCGGTGGCGCAGGAAGACGCGGATGTCCTGCCTGCTCTCGAACTCCTCGGGCAGGCGCGCCAGCAGTCGGCGCCAGTTGGGGCTGTAGCCGCCGATGAAATAGGGGAGTCCGCAGCCGGCGTAGGAGATGAACTCATCCTGGTCGTAGATCTCGATCTCGGCTTCGGGGCAGCAGCGCCGGGCCTTGGAGGCCGCGGTTGCCCCTCCCGCCACTCCTCCGATCACCACGATCCTGCGCGGCTGTTCCATCCTCCTCACTCCTCCCTCTCGCTTACGCCGGGCTTCCCTCGCCGCTCGGCCTGCGGACCCTGCCGGAGCCCGAGACGCGCGCCGGCGCCGGTTACCCGGTGGTATAATGCTCTCGGTCCCGTGTTCTATCATTCCCCTGGAGGGAGGCTGGGAAACGGTGCGCGAGGCGTACATCGCCGGGGTGGCCATGACCGACATCGGCTGGCACGAACGCGACCCTCACGAGCTGGGGGCGGAGGTGTGCGCCGGGGCGCTGCGGGACGCCGGCCTGCTGCCCGCGCAGGTGAAGGGCCTGATCTCGACCCCCCACGGATACATGGCCCCCGCGCGCAAGATGATCACCCAGCGCATGGCGGATTACCTGGGGATGCGATGCGGCCTTATGCTGGAGATAGACAGCGGCGGGAACTCCAGCTCCGTGGCCGTGCATATCGCCAGGGACCGCATCAGGCAGGGAAGCATAGACTCTTGCCTGGTCTTCGCCTCCCAGAGGGAGACGCCGCCGGGCAGGATAAAAGAGGACATCCTGGGGCACTTCCACCTCATCAAAGCCGCCAATTCCCTTTACGATTCATACCAGGCCGCTTTCGGGGTCATCAGCCCCCTGCCCTTCTATGCCATGGCCGTGCAGCGTTACATGCACCTGCACTCCGTGTCTCCCGAGGACATCGCGCGCGTGGCGGTGCTCCTGCGAGAGCACGCCCTGAAGCACCCCCAGGCCGCCTACAAAGAGCCCCTCACCCTGGATGAGGTCATGGAGAGCAGCTTCGTGTCGCCCCCCATCCGCCGTCTGGAGTGCTCGGAGATGCACGACGGCGCGGCGGCGGTGCTCCTGGTGAGCGAGGAGCTGGCGCGGGGGAACCCCAGGGCGGTGCGCATAGCGGGCATGCGCGAGGCGCACGACCCCACCAGCTTCGTGCCCTACCGGGGCGAGATATCCAGGTTCCCCTGCGTAGGGAGGGCGGCGCGCGGCGCCCTGGAGGAGAGCGGATACGGCATAGCGGATATCGACGTGGCCGAGGTCTACGGCGCCTTCGCGGGCATGGAGCCAATGATGTACGAGGAGCTGGGGTTCTTCTCCCCCGGCGAGGCGCCGGCGGCGGTGAAGGAGGGGCGCACCACCCACGGGGGCGAGGTGCTCATCAACCCCAGCGGGGGCAGGCTCTCCCTCGGCCACCCCGCCTATGTCACCCCCCTGCTGGAGTTCATCGAGGTGACGCGCCAGCTGCGGGGGGAGGCGGGAGAGCGCCAGAGGCCGGGTGCTGAGGTAGGGCTGGTCCACACCGAGCAGGGATTCATCAACGGCTCCATCGTGGCCGTCCTCGACCGGAAAGGCGCGTGATATGGACACCAGGCCGTACATGCAGGACAGGGCGGCAGAGGAGTTCTTCTCCCGCCTGGAGAAGGGCGAGTTCAAGACCACCCGCTGCCGCGCCTGCGGAGTGACCCACTATCCCCCGCGCGTGGTATGCTCAACCTGCCTGGGGGAGGAGATGGAATGGGTGGACCTGCCGCGCGAGGGCACGCTCGTCGCCTTCACCCAGCAGAGGGACGCCATACGCTGCCGCCGGCCGGACGTGCTGGGCATCGTTGAGTTGGAAGATATAGGAAACGTTTTCACCCGTATCGACGCCGCCCTGGAGGAACTCCGCATCGGCATGAGGGTCGCCTTCGATACCTGGACCTCCCCCGACGGCGTGCCCCTGCACCAGTTCCGTCCCCTCTAGGACGGCTCCTGGCTACAGGCGCGCTTCGGCCGCCTCCAGGTCAGCCGGAAAGCCTCGGCGCCCGGCCCCTCACTCCACCCCGATCATCACGTTGGTCGCCTTGATGATCACATAGACCTGCTCGCCCTCGGCCAGGCCCAGGCTCTCGGCGGAGGTCTTGGTGATGACGGAGAAGATCTCGTCCCCTCCGGCGAGCTCCACCCGCACCTCCGTGTTCACCGTGCCCGGCGTGACCGCCTTCACCGTTCCCTTGAGGACGTTCCTCGCGCTGATCTTCATGGTTACACCTCCTGGACGGAAAAACAGGTTACCCCATTCATTATTCTTGTCTCGGCAGGATCAAAAACATGCGGTTGGAGCCGGAGGCCGCCGTATGAGGCGCGCGAAAGTGGATGCGGTGGAAAGCGGGCGTTTCAAGGCGTGGCGCGAAGGGAAGGGCTTCGCTCCTCCCCGGGAGTAGCCCGCGCCGACCTCACTCGAAAAGGTAGAAGAGATGGCGACCGTAGCGGTCGAGGCCGAAACCCCGGATCAGCT harbors:
- a CDS encoding OB-fold domain-containing protein, whose translation is MDTRPYMQDRAAEEFFSRLEKGEFKTTRCRACGVTHYPPRVVCSTCLGEEMEWVDLPREGTLVAFTQQRDAIRCRRPDVLGIVELEDIGNVFTRIDAALEELRIGMRVAFDTWTSPDGVPLHQFRPL
- a CDS encoding thiolase family protein, whose translation is MREAYIAGVAMTDIGWHERDPHELGAEVCAGALRDAGLLPAQVKGLISTPHGYMAPARKMITQRMADYLGMRCGLMLEIDSGGNSSSVAVHIARDRIRQGSIDSCLVFASQRETPPGRIKEDILGHFHLIKAANSLYDSYQAAFGVISPLPFYAMAVQRYMHLHSVSPEDIARVAVLLREHALKHPQAAYKEPLTLDEVMESSFVSPPIRRLECSEMHDGAAAVLLVSEELARGNPRAVRIAGMREAHDPTSFVPYRGEISRFPCVGRAARGALEESGYGIADIDVAEVYGAFAGMEPMMYEELGFFSPGEAPAAVKEGRTTHGGEVLINPSGGRLSLGHPAYVTPLLEFIEVTRQLRGEAGERQRPGAEVGLVHTEQGFINGSIVAVLDRKGA
- a CDS encoding FAD-dependent oxidoreductase; the encoded protein is MEQPRRIVVIGGVAGGATAASKARRCCPEAEIEIYDQDEFISYAGCGLPYFIGGYSPNWRRLLARLPEEFESRQDIRVFLRHRVNEIDPENKRVRVADLEGVSELSIPYDRLIIATGAAPFVPLLPGRDLEGVFVLRSLTHALEMKSFIDLQAPHRAVIVGGGAIGLEMCEALRRLGMEVHLVELADHVLPPLDADLAGKLGAHLEANGVAMHLGAGVEGILGSNNAVAGVATTRGELEADMVLLAIGIRPLSDLARRAGIELGARDAIRVDEAMRTSVPDILACGDCATARHLVSGAETWIPLGSTARKQGRAAAETASGGEGRFPGVLGTFVLKAFEMTAGKTGLSEAEAREAGMEARSVTLEDAVLPGYYRGGGRMTARVTVEEKTGRILGAQVVGDLPAVVEKRLDVFAVCVSAGLTAGDLSSLDLAYAPPYSHPLDIPIVAGNLAEARVLGRECTCDLEGLE
- a CDS encoding TOBE domain-containing protein, whose product is MKISARNVLKGTVKAVTPGTVNTEVRVELAGGDEIFSVITKTSAESLGLAEGEQVYVIIKATNVMIGVE